AAAAACAATGTTCTAACTAGCTTGATCATTGATAAAACAAATAACAACAATTGTAAGATGTAGAAACCAaatttgtttggtgaaaatagaGTAAAAGATGTTGAAAAACAGTTTGGATTACAAAATGAGTGAGTTTCATATGATTAAAACGTGTTGAAGTTCGACTCCACCACTTTGTCCCTTTTTTGTACCAGATTTATGCGCTACAAATGATCAAGTCCTAGGAGTTCTCTTTAAATGTAACTCCAAGTCCATTCCTAGCACCTAAAGACTAGGATCGCCAAACTTCAATATAATTCCTCAGTGATTGCTTTGATGGATCACCTACATTAAGATCAAGATTCTATTTCCAACTGCAACCTTATATTTATTCCTATAATCTAAAAGCATACATGAGAATTGATTGGACCACAACTTGAAACTAATTTCCACTCAATCTCAAGTTAATGAAATAAGATGAGTGATCAGTTCATCTAACAAtaagcataaatcaattcaCAAACATGTGATCAAAATTAAACATTCAGAAATAAATATAGTACCAAATACAAGAGAGTTCAAAGTACTTTACATCTTACTTTAATACCTAGGGGATTTAGCTCCTCATAATGGATGGAAAAAAGTTAACACATGGAAGAAACTTCATCTTCTAGTTCTCTAATGATGTTCTTTAAAATACAAAGGAAGTGTATGAGAGGACTTTCTAAAGTATTTTTCTAAATCTCTCTAAAGGAGTCTTTCAAAAGTTCTTTAAAAATAGAGGTGAAATCCTACTTTTATAGACTTTAATAGTGTGGTTTTAGCGGTGGCATCCATGACTCCAACCATGAGGTTTTCTTTCAAGGTGGGTTTCCTCTATGGCTTAAGCTTTGTGTTTCTAGGTTGGAGCCTTGTGAGATTACTTCTAGGTGAAAGATTCTTCACGGCTTAAGCCTCAAGTTAGGACTTGTGGATTCCTTCCAAGGTGAGTTTTCTTTGTGTGGCTCAAGTCATATATTTGACGTTGCAATTGTGCTAAAGTCAGTTTAGTGTATTTTgctcataatttttttgttttcttcataaTTCAACTTTTCCTCTCAAAATTCATCAAAACCTACAAACAAGTAAAATTGGGGtgattaacataaatatttaacataatcaaaacaaaataagtgCCAAATTATCGTTAAAACTAACTCATGCTGAGCACATATCAATGTTTAGGAAAGTTTTAGCTAGGAAAGATTTGGTATTTAAGTGTGTCCATTAGTGACCCACCTCTCTTTCCTAAGAATTACTTGGTGCACTAGTTCACAATCTACGTTCATTGTTCTACTAGACAAcactattcatagtgagaaGTGCATAAGTCAATTTTAAAGCCATGGTGAAAAAATATGAGATAGAGAATTTCAATggtaatattttcttattgtggaaattgaagatgaaggaaattttgagaaaagataATTGTTTAGCAACGATTGAAGAAAAACTTGTGAGCATCACAAATCAAAATTGGAAGGAAATgaatgataatgttgttgtaAATTTGCACTTAGCATTGGCATATGTAGTTTTATCTAGCACGACGAAGAAAACTACAATGAAGGAGATGGTTTCTCTCATCAAATTGCACGAGGTCAAATCACTTCACACAAGAATATTCTTGaagagaaaattatatattctttaaatGAGTGAGTCCATATTAGTGACAAACCACATCAACAATCTTAATATGTTATTTGTCCAACTTTCAGCAAAAAATTACaacataattgaaaatgaatgtGCAAAGGTGCTACTTCAGAGTTTTGCCTGATTTATATGATCAACTCAATCATAAGTTAAAACATTGAGGatgtttctaaaattattcttgaagaagaatttAGGCAGAAGATCAAAGTAGATATGGTGGAAAGTTCAAAGCAAACAGAGGCTTTGAAAAGGATGAGAGGTAGATCAATAAAATGTGAATCTAGTAGGAGTCAAACTCATAATAGATCAAAGTCTCAaagtaaaaaacattttaaatgctACCATTGTTGCAATTAGGGTATGTCAATAAAGATTGTTGGTACTAGAAGAGTGGAGGAAAGAACTTTAAAGCATCAACCACACAAGGTTGTGTTGCAAGTACCTCGGAGGACAAAGATATTTAGGTGACCTAAGAAGAAATTAACTCTAATGGAGGAAGACAACTACATGATAGGTGGATAGTGGATTTAGGTACAACTTGACACATGACTTCAAACCGAGATTTACTTATGAACCTATCTCTTGTAGATCGATGTTAATGGGGAATGATCATGCCTTAGAGATTGTTGGAGTCTGtattgtcaaaataaaattgtatgatGGTATTGTTCACATACTTTAAGGGGTACGATATGTGAAAGACTTGAAGAAGAATCTATTGTTTATTGGACAATTATATGACCTAAGGTGTAAGATTGACATTGAAGGTGGAATCTTAAAAGTGGTGAGAGGGAGTTTGGTGGATATGAAAGCAAAGAAGATCATGATGAATATGTACGAGTTTATGGGACATGCATTGCAATAAGCCAATGCAACAATTGCATTATCAAGTCAAGAATAAGTGACATTATAGACTTAGACAAATATCAAAATAAGGTCTATAAATTCTTATGGAACATAATCTATTACTTGGTCTCAAGAAATttaatttacctttttcttattcttttttgaaaatctaaaatttttattttaaaatctaaataaaaaatttatcagattttaaaactcatcaaatttcgaaatttaatttaaaagatcaccaaattttaaaatttaattataaaattcatcaaattttaaaattcgattTGACtatacaaattttgaaatcaaagtACACACTtcttccaaattttgaaattcaatattcaaattttaaaatcctgCTTACATTTCTTCCGAATCTcgaaatctaatttttttattgtttttacaaCGCAACACTAATTAGAATCCggttctcattttttttatctcttttttttgtACTAATTAACCTATATCAAAcgataataataagaataataaaagtaaataaaatagaattattattattattattattattattaataatattttcttttagtattatcatttttattattgtcataattttttattttatttttgttattattatttattattattatcatctttattattataattaattattatcattattatcattagttttattgttattattattattatttattattatcattattacttgtattattattattattattattattattatactagtgtattatttttattatcctcattattattattattattattatgatttttattttcattattaccaatactattatttttattattatcattattatatttattactattattaacaatattatttttattttattattattattattatcatcatcattatcattatttttactattattattaccattattattattttatattaggattatatgaatattattgttatcatgatttcatttttattataatgattattatttttattaatattttaattattatcattattataattatttctattattattattattatttatcattattattattattattattatcattaattttacttttattataaattaatatatattaattatgtataaaaaaagagaatgaaaagaaaatgagaactGGATTTTAATTAGTATTCCGAATTTCACAAATGAATAAAGATAGAAAACTGGTTATTGAGACGGGAGAAATGTAAGCTGGATTTCGAAATTCAGAAGAATTGATTTGGAAATTTGGGAGAAGTGTGTatagaattttgaaatttgataactttttaattgaattttaatatatatttgatgaactttctaattgaattttaaaattaagtgaATTTTTATATCAGATTTTAAAATCGATTTTCTAAATTAGATATCAAGGTAATTTTCTAAATTGGATttgaaattatgttaatttcgaaattttataaattttttaatttgatttcgaAATCCAGTAACCTTTTAAAGTGGAAATCTAACTAAATGAAGGGAAGTACATGTCTGAGAAAAACTGGATGTTAGATAGGTGGGgtatttatgaaaaagaaaaaacaattagccttattaaaaaattatttaaacattaattaataaaaagattaaaaatacaGAAGGTGCAGGAAGAAGAAGCATCCTCCACACATGAATGACGCTGCACCTTTGtatttaatactaaaataaatgcTTTGGGTATAGAAAATTTTTCATCCACCTCCGTCAAATATTTGATAAGAacactaatatttatattaaagttcATCGTGGACCACTCTATCGTTGGATGCAGATTCCTTAGTCCTGAATAATCCATGCAAAATATTAATTCGTTAGTAATTTTAACTCTCttactttttcaacatttatttatattatttactcAAATTACTTTTCACATAATTAAAACCACTCTCTTGCAAAATGAGTTTAGTGGAGTTCCTATCGTAtagaaaaacttttttttttcctttttactattaaaatggGTATAATATAAATGCATAAGCACATATAAGATCCAATGTACATGGatgtgtgattttttttatattgaattttaaaaaataatacaatttaaataaaagtattaacgTCAAAGTAAACTTTGAAAgagtatttatttaattaggGTGAACCGAAGTCACTCCATAGCATTAGTCCCGTTCTGTGttcaatcaatatatatatattaaagttttattgaTATAACTAATAAAGTAAtagaaacataattaattttataattaattctaataaaataaacataacaaatttttaattcaaattgatatataatttatatttaagttatgAGGCACTCACCTTTGCACTTCAGGATTGGAATTGATGGACACATCGCTCTCCATTTGAATTGTTGGTGGAAATGGAGGAATGTAAGGATCACtgataatacttttaaaaaaattagtaattatatatatatatatataagtaatatatattaatatttgagttATTAGTAACATATAATTTCGTTTTGTGACAGTAAATGTGAATCTTAAAATAACTAGTATATAAATGACACTTGAGTTCTTAGctagatatttttatatttcaatatctGAATTACTTGACACATTCTTTTGTAATTAGTGATAGAAATAGGGTAGTGCAAAGATAATTTTGAgtcctattaaaaaaatttaacaatttttaatacatataaTTGATATTTGTGTGTTTTTTTGCAAGATACCTGTTTACTTCAATATTGGAATCGTTTGGTACATTCTTCTGACTTTGACTTGGTGATAGCAATAAAGAAGTGTGAAGTTCACTTTGAGTCCTATAAGAAAAAAAggtcaataattttttttatagacaaATGATTTATCATTAGTATTTTAGTTATTAACAAAATACTTTTTTGCATTTCAAgataaaacttgtttaacacATTGTTTTGAGTTTCGTGGTAAAGATGGAtaagtgtaaaaataaatttaagtccTATTGTAATAAagttcatatattatatatataattaatatttatgttattaagAAAGTAATTTTGcactttaaaattgaaattgctTTATACATTATTCTATAGTTTAAATTGGTGATTGAAATAGAGGATTGGGAGGATCGCTTTAagtattatgaaaaaaaagtaaatgattTTGTATATGAATTGTTTAGCACATTTTTCTAAGTTTGAGTTGGTGATAAATGTGAATTGTTTAGCACATTTTGGAGAATTACTACGATAACTGAGTCCTATTAAAAAAGATTgaataaaactttattatatataattgatatttaagTAACTAATTACATACTTTTGTTGTTCAAAACCATATGTTATTAATACATTCTTCTGAATTTCAGCTCGCGGTGGACatgaagaaatataaaaaacactCTCAGTTGTATTAACAAAACTTCAGTAATTTTTACATTCTACTTTTTTCTAtcatttaattatcttttttttactCTGTCATTCTCTACCTTTCTTTCACAATTAATCTctctcaaataaatttaaaaatttatacatcAATATATACACAATCATCGATATTGATTTTGAAGCatagatattttttatagtaGATATTTTTAACccaatgtaaaaaaattaataatcatgTGAAGTTATTGATAGGAAAATTAATTCATTCAATtcgttaatttttttaaaaaaagatttatttaacactaaacagaaaaataaaattgaataaatatcaTTGTAGATACctaatatgataaatatattgatatattagtaaaacaaaatacatactttTGTATTTCTGCATCGGTTTGTAATGCGTTCTCAGTTTGAGTATCTGCTGGACACTGTGCTTCAGTATCACTTccattcattataaaaaaaaaaaatctcattatGTAAGGTATAGTAAAATACAAGATTTATTACTAACAAAAAGTAGAAGAGCATGATTGAAATAATTtgagaataaatatatataaaaatgacaaaatattaattataaaattagtaatttttaaattaattgaattaaaatataatttattaaatatattaagaaaagcCACATAAACAAAATCACCTCAGACacataataaactaaataacattattatttgaattatttgtaaCTTACAATTCATCATCTTCTATAGAAAGCAGGCGACGTGTGAGATTTTCACTTTGAGcactgtataaaaaaaattgtaaatagaATAAGAATATAAAAGTTCTTTTGGTCTTATTAAGAAGTGATTTTCATTAGTAGGCGACGTGTGAGATTTTCATTCTCACTAAATGAAATCATTAATGTTAAGTTTggttttacttatattttattaatttaatcttaacTTTACTCTATATAATCTTCAACATACTAGTCAATAGATCTCGATAcaataaagttaaatatcaattaaaatagaCTACCAATAACTCTCATGTtaactaattttaactaaacCGGTTTATTAAGATGAGATTTTCTCACTTATCTACTACAGTTTACCaatatatgaaatatgaaatttctaATAGTATTGattctatacaaaattgatcatcatattgttttaaaacataaataaaaccCTAATAACAATCAAATACTATGTTTGTTCAGATGTCTAACACCTCTTAACCCAATCAAACAAGACcatttaacatttatattttaaatcagTTTTGGGTTTTGTTGATAGAAAGTGATGATATATAACAAGTAAAAACATATGAGTAAGAGTATTACCTTACGACAGAAGTGAGAAAAAGGTGATGTAGCAACACTAATGAAAGAAGGATTGGAAGAAACACGATGACACCCTTTTGAAAACTCATTTCAGATCAAAGTTGTgaagttgttgttgtttgaGTCTGATTCTTGTGGAGAACTGTGATTGTGAAGAAAAATGAAGTGATATTTATAGAGATTATAGAAACGCAAGTGGCATTGTTTAAGAATAGTTTAGGTATTCTATGAAACTTAGTCTTTGCTtattagtctttttttttcttgcttttggaataatttaagtgaaaattaagTGAGTTGACTTCATCACTAACAACTTCCATCTACCACAAGAAAAGAGGAAGTATTGTATGAATTAGTATTTGATTGGTTTGTCttacatcaaaataatttatctgtAATTATTTGTAATCATCTTGACTTTCACAAAGAATATGTAAATTATTTGTCTGACAGAACGATTTCATGCAGTTTGATATGTATATTTAAACACAGTTTTCTAAGTCAAATGAtgcaaacaaatattaaaagggGCAAGTTGTTGTGAGAGCACGAATTTTCCGGATGAAAGACAAATAAAAGGCTGTTGGTAACGTtcctctttttatttatttttgttacatAGGTTTAATGAGTCTAGGTTGTATTCTTTTCTCATGTTTGCATATGAACATGTTTCCTTGAATAATGTAGGAAAGAATGAGAGTTATTGACTGTGTATAATGTGAATACGTTATCCCTTTAGACATGCATCTTTcttgttgagagaaaagaaaattataaaatagatatttaGAGAACATTCAACGAAAAATAATTTGAGAGTGATTTTAAAATTGTGATAACACGTAAAGAAAGacttagaaaatgatttttataagaaatactGCTTGTACTTAGTGGTATATAAGATAATGATCTTTTAAAGTGGACTCAAGGAAaacaataacaattatttttacttatagaCAGTGATTCCTTAACTGAAACATATATGTTAGAGCGACtacagcggaatggttagcgtgtgataacaaaccaagaggggatgtgaattggtttttaatacgaacatgtgtcttttaaaatttcttctcaATTTTACTTATTAAGCAGATAATGACAAAGTAAAGAGAGTAAGGCTGAGAGAAATTaacacagatgattttatcgtggttcggatcttaccaatcctacatccagtcacTTATCTCAAATCAggataaacagttcactactcaaaaaacaattacaaattacaatcacaaagaaacaatttgtaaaagtttagaaaccacctctcttgataccacaagagatgaacatgcacctcctttgagtcttcacaaaggatgaaacgcttcctccgaatacttcacgaaggatgacgttctcttccgaacacttcctcagacacaccaaggatgaaccagttattcctctgtcaccgcactAGCACTTCAACAGCTCCACATACAAGAGTTTCTTTAGCTAAACAAGATCACACAATTCTCAATAGTTTCTGAGttctagagcacaagggaagagttattgttgaaagaaaatgagagcctatttatagactcaaaCAAAATCTCTTCTGTTCTTCGTTTCTAGCcatttaacgcttttaatcgattaatatacttgttaatcgattaaaatgagtacaacgacTAGTTCAACGGCTAGAAAACTCTAACGGTCACCTTTAATCGAATAATTCAcatattaatcgattagctaatcgattaaagcaagttttaatcgattattatagaAGTAGTTTGAGTTTTCAACTCCCatcaggattaatcgattaacactagatTTAATCGAGTAATACAATGCGTTTTTTACTCTGAACATAAAATCAAAACCACTAAGAACCTAAGtcctaaaatttaaattactattattacaaaatctttttataacaatacaagtcttcaaaggatCTTCTTGAAACTTGAtatctcttgacttgatttgaacatcatcaaaacttcatcttcatcattttgctaacaatatacaggcgaggcaaaaagaggtaggctttatgcctcggttcttaacCCGAAGTAGTaggattttcattttttttatttttttaaagtacttTTCGCCTTGGTTCtctttgaaccgaggcagtatctcagactctactgcc
The Vigna angularis cultivar LongXiaoDou No.4 chromosome 5, ASM1680809v1, whole genome shotgun sequence genome window above contains:
- the LOC128196580 gene encoding uncharacterized protein LOC128196580 isoform X1, coding for MSFQKGVIVFLPILLSLVLLHHLFLTSVVSAQSENLTRRLLSIEDDEFDTEAQCPADTQTENALQTDAEIQKTQSELHTSLLLSPSQSQKNVPNDSNIEVNSIISDPYIPPFPPTIQMESDVSINSNPEVQRTKESASNDRVVHDEL
- the LOC128196580 gene encoding uncharacterized protein LOC128196580 isoform X3 → MSFQKGVIVFLPILLSLVLLHHLFLTSVVSAQSENLTRRLLSIEDDEFDTEAQCPADTQTENALQTDAEIQKTQSELHTSLLLSPSQSQKNVPNDSNIEVNSIISDPYIPPFPPTIQMESDVSINSNPEVQRF
- the LOC128196580 gene encoding uncharacterized protein LOC128196580 isoform X2 → MSFQKGVIVFLPILLSLVLLHHLFLTSVVSAQSENLTRRLLSIEDDEFDTEAQCPADTQTENALQTDAEIQKTQSELHTSLLLSPSQSQKNVPNDSNIEVNSDPYIPPFPPTIQMESDVSINSNPEVQRTKESASNDRVVHDEL
- the LOC128196580 gene encoding uncharacterized protein LOC128196580 isoform X4 yields the protein MSFQKGVIVFLPILLSLVLLHHLFLTSVVSAQSENLTRRLLSIEDDELTQSELHTSLLLSPSQSQKNVPNDSNIEVNSIISDPYIPPFPPTIQMESDVSINSNPEVQRTKESASNDRVVHDEL